In Parvularculales bacterium, the following are encoded in one genomic region:
- a CDS encoding leucyl aminopeptidase, producing MEISFTSLKIPTKGIVALIVAEGTRLGSFGRKVDAATGGAVSRALNASHFKGKSSETVDVLGASGGIGRVVVMGLSRPSVGERELENLGGKLVGRVENSGETKLNIAVEPVHGCQVSASRMAACIALGARLRAYRFNKYKSKKKGKDRSLCLEHVCLMTQSVVGASRAYEASEALTEGIYLARDLVNEPPNVLCPEEFAARALELRSVGVKVEVLNEEKMKKLGMNALLGVGQGSIRESKLVVMQWKGARQKTSQPIAFVGKGVCFDTGGISLKPPVGMEDMKGDMGGAACVTGLIHALARRRAKVNAVVIVGLVENMPGGNAQRPGDIVTSMSGKTIEILNTDAEGRLVLADALWYAQQRFKPKIVIDLATLTGAIMVALGQEYAGLFSNNDRLSERLITAGETVNEKVWRMPLHDSYDKMLKSSFADVKNIGGRYAGSITAAQFLQRFIDKTPWAHLDIAGTAMACPSSDINHSWGSGYGVRLLNQLVVRHYEK from the coding sequence ATGGAAATTTCCTTTACCTCACTGAAAATACCCACTAAAGGTATAGTGGCGTTGATTGTTGCTGAGGGAACTCGGCTGGGCTCTTTTGGCCGAAAGGTTGATGCGGCAACCGGAGGAGCAGTGAGTCGTGCTCTGAATGCCTCTCATTTTAAGGGAAAATCTAGCGAAACTGTGGACGTATTAGGCGCGTCAGGGGGTATAGGGCGTGTTGTGGTGATGGGGTTGAGTAGGCCATCGGTAGGGGAGAGAGAGTTAGAGAATTTGGGGGGAAAACTGGTTGGGCGGGTGGAAAATAGTGGTGAGACAAAATTGAATATTGCTGTTGAGCCCGTTCATGGATGTCAGGTATCAGCTTCGCGAATGGCTGCCTGCATTGCTTTGGGCGCGCGCTTGCGGGCGTATCGCTTTAATAAATATAAAAGCAAGAAAAAAGGAAAAGACAGATCGCTATGCCTTGAGCATGTCTGTTTGATGACGCAATCTGTTGTGGGGGCCAGCAGGGCTTATGAAGCCTCTGAAGCTCTAACGGAAGGTATCTATTTGGCGCGAGATTTGGTGAATGAACCACCCAATGTACTTTGTCCAGAAGAGTTTGCTGCACGTGCCCTTGAACTGCGCTCTGTAGGGGTGAAGGTTGAAGTTTTAAATGAAGAAAAAATGAAAAAACTTGGCATGAATGCCCTGTTAGGTGTGGGACAAGGGAGTATCAGAGAGAGCAAACTGGTGGTCATGCAGTGGAAGGGAGCGCGTCAGAAAACATCACAGCCAATAGCCTTTGTCGGTAAGGGAGTTTGTTTTGATACGGGCGGCATTTCTTTGAAACCTCCTGTAGGCATGGAAGATATGAAGGGTGATATGGGAGGGGCTGCGTGTGTAACAGGCCTTATTCATGCACTGGCTAGGCGTCGGGCGAAAGTTAATGCGGTTGTGATTGTTGGTCTTGTGGAAAATATGCCCGGTGGCAACGCTCAGCGACCCGGAGATATTGTGACGTCTATGTCTGGCAAGACCATTGAGATTTTGAATACGGATGCCGAAGGGCGCTTGGTTTTGGCGGATGCTCTGTGGTACGCTCAGCAACGGTTCAAACCTAAAATAGTTATTGATTTGGCGACCTTAACTGGTGCGATCATGGTGGCACTGGGGCAAGAATATGCGGGATTGTTTTCAAATAATGATCGGTTGTCGGAGCGCCTTATAACAGCAGGAGAGACAGTGAACGAAAAAGTATGGCGTATGCCCTTGCATGACTCTTATGATAAGATGCTTAAGTCTTCGTTTGCGGATGTAAAGAATATTGGAGGCCGCTATGCAGGATCCATCACAGCTGCACAATTTCTCCAGCGATTTATTGATAAAACACCATGGGCGCATCTTGATATTGCGGGAACGGCTATGGCGTGTCCATCTTCTGACATTAACCACTCGTGGGGCAGTGGCTATGGCGTGAGGTTGCTTAATCAGTTAGTAGTCAGGCACTACGAAAAATAA
- a CDS encoding DNA polymerase III subunit chi produces MAELLFYQLTIKPLERALPELLERSLERGWRCVVRTGSAERVKDLDTLLWTWRDDSFLPHGSRGSSEGDQQPIWITDNEVDNPNEAQALFLVDGMRVSQVNGYERCAVLFDGCNETMVVGAREDWRTAREGKQKTVYWLQNEAGRWEKGSQ; encoded by the coding sequence GTGGCAGAACTCTTGTTTTATCAGCTAACGATCAAACCTCTGGAACGGGCTTTGCCGGAATTGCTAGAGCGCTCTTTGGAGCGGGGATGGCGGTGTGTGGTGCGCACCGGATCAGCAGAACGCGTGAAAGATTTGGATACTCTGTTGTGGACGTGGCGGGATGATAGTTTCTTGCCTCATGGGTCACGGGGCTCAAGCGAAGGAGATCAACAACCAATATGGATTACAGATAACGAAGTTGATAACCCTAATGAAGCGCAGGCATTGTTTCTTGTTGACGGGATGCGGGTGAGTCAGGTCAATGGTTATGAGCGGTGTGCGGTTTTGTTTGATGGTTGCAATGAAACAATGGTAGTGGGCGCACGGGAGGATTGGCGCACTGCCCGGGAGGGAAAACAGAAGACAGTTTATTGGCTTCAAAATGAGGCCGGTCGCTGGGAGAAGGGAAGCCAATAA
- the ndk gene encoding nucleoside-diphosphate kinase, protein MSFERTFSIIKPDATRRNLTGAIVDRLEKAGLRVVAQKRIRMTTAQAENFYGVHKDRPFFDGLVSFITSGPVVVQVLEGEDAIALNRKVMGATNPVDAKIGTIRADFAESIEANSVHGSDGVDTAREEIAFFFREDEIVG, encoded by the coding sequence ATGTCCTTTGAAAGGACCTTTTCCATCATCAAGCCTGATGCGACTCGTCGCAATCTCACCGGTGCTATTGTTGATCGTCTGGAAAAAGCGGGGTTGCGGGTAGTCGCTCAAAAGCGCATCCGGATGACTACGGCACAAGCAGAGAATTTTTACGGTGTTCACAAGGATAGGCCGTTTTTTGACGGGTTGGTGTCTTTTATAACGTCTGGTCCAGTGGTGGTTCAGGTATTGGAGGGGGAGGATGCTATTGCCCTCAACAGAAAAGTGATGGGGGCGACAAATCCGGTAGATGCAAAGATCGGTACCATTCGCGCTGACTTTGCGGAGTCCATTGAAGCCAATTCAGTGCATGGATCTGATGGTGTAGATACAGCCCGCGAGGAAATTGCATTCTTCTTCAGAGAAGATGAAATTGTTGGATGA
- the purN gene encoding phosphoribosylglycinamide formyltransferase — protein sequence MTGQQKHIPTGILISGRGSNMAALAKATFDSTYPAKIALVVSDRPDASGLEWAKTHGLTTQVIDHKGYVSRESFEEALTTTLEDAGVEILCNAGFMRLLTTSFVNRWHDRHLNIHPSLLPSFRGLHVHERVLKTGVCLTGCTVHYVRTEMDAGPIIAQAAVPVSPDDTSDSLAARVLKAEHKIYPLALKLVIEGRAPVIDGRVQLHDVTLPPTFLTVPQ from the coding sequence ATGACAGGCCAGCAGAAGCACATCCCCACAGGTATCTTGATTTCCGGACGTGGCTCTAACATGGCAGCCCTTGCCAAAGCCACTTTTGACTCCACCTACCCTGCCAAGATTGCCCTTGTGGTTTCAGACCGACCCGATGCCTCTGGGCTTGAATGGGCAAAAACCCATGGCTTAACCACTCAGGTCATTGACCACAAGGGCTACGTAAGCCGCGAATCTTTTGAAGAGGCTCTCACCACAACTCTAGAAGACGCTGGTGTGGAAATTTTGTGCAACGCGGGTTTTATGCGCTTATTGACCACCTCTTTTGTTAATCGCTGGCATGACCGCCATCTCAATATTCATCCCTCCTTGTTACCTTCTTTTCGGGGACTTCATGTCCATGAGCGAGTATTAAAGACAGGTGTTTGCCTAACCGGATGCACAGTGCATTATGTACGCACCGAAATGGATGCAGGCCCCATCATCGCCCAAGCCGCCGTACCCGTAAGCCCAGATGATACCTCAGATAGCCTTGCCGCCCGTGTTCTTAAGGCCGAGCATAAAATCTATCCCCTAGCTCTAAAGCTGGTCATAGAAGGTCGTGCTCCTGTTATTGATGGGCGCGTTCAGTTACACGATGTAACACTGCCACCTACATTCCTGACAGTACCACAATAA
- the purM gene encoding phosphoribosylformylglycinamidine cyclo-ligase → MSSTKKGQSRLTNSYSYQKAGVDIDAGHALIRAIAPLAASTARAGTSASLGGFGGLFDMASLEYCDPILVLATDGVGTKLKLATATGQNNTIGVDLVAMCVNDLIVQGAEPLCFLDYFATAHLDIKQATQIIEGIAVGCREAGCALIGGETAEMPGHYQSGDYDLAGFALGVVEREAVLPRDDIAEGDILLGLASSGVHANGFSLVHQLIEDNAYRYDDPFPLDPSQNIGECLLTPTRIYVRSLLAALQHKDASMFKGIKAMAHITGGGLIDNIARFLPDTIQAHVDGTTWPLPPIFRWLSDLGGLPDMEMAHTFNCGLGMVVVVPASQEDTLKNHFESFGETVWTIGTFVSRMPEEAPVIITGSPGSAP, encoded by the coding sequence ATGAGTTCTACTAAAAAAGGTCAAAGCCGCCTCACCAATAGCTATAGTTACCAGAAGGCTGGGGTGGATATTGACGCAGGCCATGCCCTGATACGTGCCATAGCTCCATTGGCAGCCTCAACGGCTCGTGCCGGAACCAGTGCCTCTCTTGGAGGATTTGGGGGCCTGTTTGATATGGCCTCTCTTGAGTATTGCGATCCAATTCTGGTACTTGCAACCGATGGCGTGGGGACAAAACTCAAACTCGCAACCGCTACCGGGCAAAATAATACCATCGGCGTTGATTTGGTTGCCATGTGTGTCAATGATTTGATTGTACAAGGTGCCGAGCCTCTTTGTTTTTTGGATTATTTTGCAACCGCCCACCTTGATATCAAGCAAGCCACACAAATAATTGAAGGTATTGCCGTGGGATGCCGCGAGGCCGGATGTGCTTTGATTGGTGGAGAGACCGCCGAAATGCCCGGGCATTATCAATCTGGTGACTATGATTTGGCGGGCTTTGCTCTTGGTGTTGTAGAGCGAGAAGCCGTGTTGCCCCGTGATGATATTGCCGAGGGAGATATCCTGCTAGGGTTGGCCTCTTCCGGTGTTCACGCCAACGGTTTTTCGCTAGTGCACCAGTTAATTGAAGATAACGCTTATAGGTATGATGATCCTTTTCCTTTAGACCCTTCTCAAAATATTGGAGAATGTCTACTAACCCCTACCCGTATTTACGTCCGCTCTCTACTGGCGGCCCTGCAGCATAAAGACGCTTCTATGTTCAAGGGTATCAAGGCCATGGCTCATATCACCGGTGGCGGGTTGATAGATAATATTGCTCGTTTTCTGCCAGACACCATTCAGGCTCATGTTGATGGCACAACATGGCCTCTGCCTCCGATTTTTCGCTGGTTGTCTGATTTAGGCGGCCTGCCAGACATGGAAATGGCCCATACATTTAACTGCGGCCTCGGCATGGTGGTGGTTGTACCCGCCAGCCAAGAAGACACCCTAAAAAACCACTTTGAAAGTTTTGGTGAAACCGTCTGGACCATTGGAACTTTTGTTTCCCGAATGCCAGAAGAGGCTCCTGTCATTATTACTGGCTCCCCCGGAAGCGCCCCATGA